The DNA window ATGGGGTGACGGGAGACTGACGGTGCCGGTGAGCTAGTGCCGCCGGCCGATGATCCCGAGAAAGGCGTCGCGCCTTTCTTCGAGTGATCGAGATGCCTGATGCGTGTGCTTGGACGCTTTCTTTGCTCCTTTGGTCCGTTGCTTAGTGCTCTAGTGTTTCCCGGCTGGAGGTCCAGAAGTGACAAACGGCACGTagcaggaaggagaagggaGTAATAGCGTGTCCACTGTGCAGCTTTGCCCTGAATTGCCTGGAAGAATTGGTGAGCGAGGTTGGGGACAGGACAACAGACCTTCAAAAGGCTATGATAGCATTGATAGGTGAAAAGGATGTGCGCTTTGTTAGCTGCTCAGCATGGATGGTGATGAAACCAAATCTGATTCCCTGTTTCGCCAGAACTTGGTGGTGCTGGTTTCGGGAGCTCGAGCTTTCTGCTATCGATGGAGCTGGAGGCTCTGATCTTCCTGAAGGgcaaaaagaaacgaaaaggcATGGCAAGCAACACTGACACGGCGCCGGTGAGGGCCACAGAGAGGCCGAAACGCCCCGCACGGAGGCCCATCAACAGCTTCCAACAACACCCACCGTTCGGCCCAGCAAACTCGCCGAGGGATGTGCCGCACGGCCCGGCAGCAAAGCGAAAACCCCGCGATGCGGCCCAGCCAACCAGCAGCGAGCGTGCCGGCCCGCGGGAGCGGCCCATCGTTGACCTCACGCGCGCCCCGCTCGCAGCGGATCTATTGGCAGAGCCCAGTGTGGGAGCGCGGAGCCGCGGCGCTCCAAGGATAGCAGGAAGCAGCCACTGCTGCGCTGGGCCGGCACGCGTGTGCTCGTGCGGCCGTGCCACTCGTGATCTCGCGAGCGCTGGCCCTGGCCGCCCGGTGCACGGGCACTTCTCCGGCACGGCCACGGCGGGTGTCGACCATGGACGGGCTTCTGGCTGGCGGGCACTGATGAGCGTGCGCGCGTGCCGTCGCGGCGTAGAGTGTGACTCGAATGGCCAAGCAGGATAGGCCGTGGCGTCTGCGAAAGATCGCTGGTCGTTTGCGGTTGGGGCCCCGGGCTCCGCTAACAAACTTTTGCTCATTATCAACCAGCGAAGATGACCCGGTCACGACAAAAAAAAAGCTGCACATCACTCACCACTAagttattttttttatataATCAGTATTTTTTTATATAATCGGTAGCTCTCCGGCCGGTTcgtttaaaaaaataaaaaaaactcACCACTAAGCATTCCAACATCCTTTGCTTACAAACAGCATTCGAGAAAGGCACACACACGACACCATACACCTCTGCCTTTGGCAGACACATCGACCACACAGCCCATCTCAGACGCAGTTCCACGTTCATGTACAACACGCGACACACCAAACGGACCCTAAGTACACAGCCTCATAGATAGGAGTCCAAGTATTCGTAGCGATGCCTCCTGCGGAACTCGATGAGGCTGCCGTATGTGCGGTCCGCGACGCCGACGAACAGGGCCTCCGCGTCCGGGCTGAACGACACGCCCGCGACCTCCCCGAAGATGTCGATCTCCTGCTCCCTCGAGTAGCCGGCGCGCGCGTCGTACACGTGGACGAAGTccgcggcctccgccgccgccaggaagcGGCCGTCCGACGAGAACCTGAGGCCCCGGACGGCGCCGATCCGCCCCCTCAGCACCGCCAGGGACCGCGAGAGGTTGCGGACGTCCCACAGCCGGCAGGTGGTGTCCTGGTTCCCGGTGGCGAGGACGCGCCCGTCGGGGTGCCACGCCGACGAGAACGAGTAGTCCAAGTGCCCCTTGAGGCTCGCGATTTCCTGCAGACTACACGGTTGAATGATATTGCCAAAGTGTTTTGTAGAGGTTCAAACTTCAGACTGATTGTATGACGATCTATGTTACCTTGCCAGACTGAAGATCAGCTATCAGACAGTCAGAACTATCGCCAAGAACAGCGACAAGCTTGCCATCAGGACTTACTGATGTGTCCTGTTGTGGACAGTGGACATAAAAGTACAGATGTCATAGTGGAACAAGATTGAGTTGCAGACTACCTGAGGAAGATATGAATATTTACTCACATTGACCGACCATGGGAATGCGAAGTGGCTAAGTAGCCTGAATCTCTCGGTATCAAAAACTCTGACAACACAGTCGTTGTTGCCAGCAATCACTCGTGTAGATCCACTGCATCGCCCAAAGAAAAGATAGTTATTTCTGAATACTTGCAAATTCAAAATCTTAATATTGACTAGTAAGCTACTTACTTGGGAGACTCGTACAAATCTACAGTATTTGTGATGTTATCATCATCTTCAGCAACACTTGTACAGAAAGCCACTCCAGGTTGATCAACGTACTGTCCAAATACAAATGCATGATCTAGCATAGAAAAAATGACTGAAAGCTGTGCAAACCTTGGACTAGCCGTACCTTGCAAACCAGTTCACCCCGGAAACCACCAGCTACCATAAAATTGTCTCTTACGGCCATGGAGCAGGTCTGCATTCTGAACAACGGCCGAGCTCCCTGGACCTTCTGTGAAGTAGGGATTGGGTTGGGACTCGGATATATGAAGAATAACAAAAATAAGCTCATGCAAAACAGAGCAAACCTGCTTTGGAAATACATTGTCTATCGCATTAAGCACTTCCTCCCCTTTTTGAAGAAGAGAAGACCAGTGCATCACTGAATAATTCTGTGCCATGTAGACATCATGCTTGGATGTGGCCCAAACAAGGTCCCTCAGCTGCAGATTTCCAGAATATGGTTAGCACCTTTGGAGTAGAAAAGAACTAAGAACAGTATCTCATAAGTGGTGTTCTATACAACAGAAAACACACAGTTGGCCAGTTGGCTGTATTTTTCTAGCTACAAAATGCTGACAATTAGTTGCTCACAGTATTCGATAGGCTAGTATACTCTAGTAAAATGCAAGCCACCTATTATCAAACTAGGGGTGTAACAAGATTAGTGAAAATAGTCGCGCGACAAACACACTGAAAAAGAGAATCCAAATGCATAACAGTATGACAAACAAATAAAATGAACATCACGATTAGGTATTCTCCATGGCAAAGAATCGGCCAGAAATCAGATTAATGCAGCCAATGTTCTGACTTTCCACCTGTCTGAAATAAGTGTGTTTcctttggtggaagctcaaaaTTCGCACAAGCCAAAGAGCCACTACACAACCACCCATACACCTATCTAAACCTTCTGTAAATAATTCTCATTTGGTAGGCTCTGCTCTTGACTTTCAGTAATATGTTTGGCATTTAGCAACATCTGACAGTGACTAGTTACATCAGAAAGAAACATGTTATTGTTGTTATACTATAATCACCAACAACATTTGAAGCAGCCTCCCTTTTTTTGTAAGACATTCATATGATTCAAAAGAAATGCAAAACAAAATTTTCTGTCGTCCGATTGGTTTACCATTTATGGAAATGTCTCTATGAAACAGCACGATGTGTATAATCGTTTATGAGAAATTGAATAGACAACGTCAGGAAAGAGAATTGGTAACAACAACGACCACGTTGTTAACAGCATAAACAACTGACACATTACACCGTTATTTCACTCAGCTAGCATTACAACAGAACATTCAGACAATTATTTGTCAAAAGTTGACACCACATGTGATGTCCTGCATAAAATTTTGTTAGCCCCTACTTAGGTCCAACCTGCCAAAAAAAATGCGAGCATGAATTATCCAGCAGAGGCTCGCTTATCATAGACAACCTACCATACCATATTCCACAGTTGTCTTCATAACAACGCCGACCACTGAGGATGCTTGTCCACCTGCTTATGGGCCCTGGTGAAAGTGCTGTCCTATATCACAGCAGTGTTAATTGTAGATACATACTACAGCTTCAGCTAGCATATCTAACTAAACTCATCACACAACCTGCAGTCAGCGTTATGGTATTACGGTTACACTCTACAACAATGAAGAAAAAAGTGTAAGTAGGAACCAGAAACTTCACCTACTGAAACGGAAAGTGGTCAAACCTTCAAAAATATCATAACATCTACAAAACAGAATAAGGGCGTAAATGCAAATAGCTAACATTTGTAGAATAATGAACATTTCAACATTCTGATTATGTTTTTTCTAAGCCTGTGTTTATTCTTCTTACTCACGTAGACTGACTGAGTAAATCCCCTTTTGTTGTAAATGACTATTGATATGCAAAAATGCAATGCGTTATGCCATTATGAAAAAAAAGCAAGGGTAAAAAAAAACTTGTGACCAGCAAGACTtgaggagaggggggggggggggactctTGTCAATCCAACAGCCTGCTGGGCCAGTTTGGCATTACCATGAATTTTTTTTACGAATGCTGGGAAGTGGAAACCAATTTaattgtaaaaaaaatatacctGAAAATGAACTACTGTTGACCTGGCAAGTCTTGTGTTGAAGCAGAAATCATAGAATGTGCCCTTTTTATCCACTTGTTTGCACTCCTACAAAAGAAGCGATAAATGTTACACAAGTTACTTCTGGGTGACAAAGAGTGCATATACATCCCTAACAAGAAAACTCCCATAGTCATATATCCCTAACAGGAAAACTGAATCAATAGCAAGTTTCTGAGTTTCTGGAATCTTTTTGTGTTATACTTCAAACTGGAAATGTTTGGAGACTGCGTGACATGAAAAAAAATGTTTGAGACAAGCTCATAAGATTCAAGAACTAATTAAGTCATAAAAGATAGCAGAATTATGAATGTATTCCATTGAACATACTACTCTGACAGATTGTACTCAAGTCTGAAAAAACTATTGAGAAACTACTATAAAGTGAAAGTGAAATAGATTGCATAATGATACTGCATAAAGAACACCATCAGTAGTTCAGCAATGCTCATCTTAATTTATAATTTTGCTTCATGAAAGCTCAAGAACTATTGAAGGAGGTAATTGACTTGTCGTAGAGTAAGGCAACTATACAGAACACTTGATCTCACCGAATCCAACAACTCGTGCGACCTGAAGAGGCTCTCATAGTTCATGTACTCATTCAGCCTCCTACCACGGTAGTCATCTCTACTGTAATGCAGCCTCTCCCACGGTATCCCTTGCATATCTTTCCCATTTCTATACTCCGCAGCAGAAGTGGTGTCGTACTTGTTCTTATTCTACAGCAAGCATAAAAACAGGGTGTTTGTTATGAAGCTCGGGGAGAAGACAAAGCAAAATCTGTACCTACAAagggcaaaagaaaaaaaaatcaaaggaACCAGCACACCACGATTTTTCGCATGATGCAGCATCTGTTTTTGCCAACcaagaaaacaaaacaaaatctGAAGCTCATTTTCCACCTGAAGTGGCAATTTGGTGGGTTCTCTAGGTGTTGATCTTTTCATCAACTTAATACCTTGGCCACCGGCCACTGACCATTTTCCACTCTCTACTGCCACCAGCAGGAGTCATGTAATCGTGTTTGTTATGAAGCTCCGGGGAAAAGACAAAGTAAAATCTGTAGCCACAaagggcaaaaaaaaaaaccatGATGCAGCATTACTGTTGTTGCCAacaaaagaaaacaaaaaaCTGAAGTTTATTTTCCACCTGAAGTGGTAATTTGGTGACAGTAGCGATCTTTTCATCAACTTAATACCTTGGCCACCAGCCACTGACAATTTCCACTCGCTACTGCCACCAGCAGAAGTCACGTAATCGTGTTCCGCACATCCTTCCAAAGTTGTTACTTATGTTATGTATGATGATGTCTGTATGCTAGTACACGCTAAGCAGTTCAGTAGTTCACCCACCAAACTAGAGAAACTACTGTGCCAGTGTTACTCTACGCCTAAAATCACCGCAGTGCATATGTGATCTGCGAAACGAGGTAGCAGTGGACAAGAGAAGCCCGCAGCGTTCGTGAGAAGGCACAACTGGAGCTCGGCCGTCGAAAACCCGTACCTGTCTGGAGgtatcaccggcggcgacgccgAACCTGTCGAACTCCAAGTCGTCGTAGTCGTCCAGCAGCTCCAAGTCGTCGACCAAGTCCATGTCCATCGTCTCTACGAGCAAGGAAACGAACCGGAAACAGAAAAGACTGCGTGAATTCGCGGGGCGAAGCGAGCTGAGAAACCAAAAGTTGCAGCCCATAAAAACAGCAAGAAACCCCATAAAAAACCCAAGGGGGAGGAGGCAACCAGCAGCGATACCTGGGACGCGCCGAATGAACTGATTCGGGTTCGCTGAAGCTGTGGTCGCGCGCGAGATCCTCGGATGGAGAGAACCTGAATTCCGATGCGACGCGCGAGATAAAGATGCACTCTCGAATCGGATCGGAACGAGTGGCTCCGCGGCGGGGAAGGCGGAAACGGCAGGAGCGGCAGTGGAGGCGCGAGAGAGAAGGGTAGGGGTGCGTACGGCGTTTATAATGCTGGTTGGTGGGGTTACGACGGGAGCCGTTTCCGTCATGTCAGTCGCCGTTCGGCGCGGGCGGGATGGGCCGGCCGTGCGCCTCGTGGTCTCGGGCGCTGCTCGCCACCGGTGCGGGTGGGTGGGAGCCACGCGTAGCTCCAGCCGGCGACGCGCGTCTCCTGTGCGGCCTGCGCGACGCGAAGCCATGCCTGGTCACACACCGTA is part of the Panicum hallii strain FIL2 chromosome 2, PHallii_v3.1, whole genome shotgun sequence genome and encodes:
- the LOC112881389 gene encoding uncharacterized protein LOC112881389 isoform X1; its protein translation is MDMDLVDDLELLDDYDDLEFDRFGVAAGDTSRQNKNKYDTTSAAEYRNGKDMQGIPWERLHYSRDDYRGRRLNEYMNYESLFRSHELLDSECKQVDKKGTFYDFCFNTRLARSTVVHFQLRDLVWATSKHDVYMAQNYSVMHWSSLLQKGEEVLNAIDNVFPKQKVQGARPLFRMQTCSMAVRDNFMVAGGFRGELVCKYVDQPGVAFCTSVAEDDDNITNTVDLYESPNGSTRVIAGNNDCVVRVFDTERFRLLSHFAFPWSVNDTSVSPDGKLVAVLGDSSDCLIADLQSGKSAGNREPQGALGLLVLVGVAPRRARPRHREPGHHLPAVGRPQPLAVPGGAEGADRRRPGPQVLVGRPLPGGGGGRGLRPRVRRARRLLEGAGDRHLRGGRGRVVQPGRGGPVRRRRGPHIRQPHRVPQEASLRILGLLSMRLCT
- the LOC112881389 gene encoding uncharacterized protein LOC112881389 isoform X2 — its product is MDMDLVDDLELLDDYDDLEFDRFGVAAGDTSRQNKNKYDTTSAAEYRNGKDMQGIPWERLHYSRDDYRGRRLNEYMNYESLFRSHELLDSECKQVDKKGTFYDFCFNTRLARSTVVHFQLRDLVWATSKHDVYMAQNYSVMHWSSLLQKGEEVLNAIDNVFPKQVQGARPLFRMQTCSMAVRDNFMVAGGFRGELVCKYVDQPGVAFCTSVAEDDDNITNTVDLYESPNGSTRVIAGNNDCVVRVFDTERFRLLSHFAFPWSVNDTSVSPDGKLVAVLGDSSDCLIADLQSGKSAGNREPQGALGLLVLVGVAPRRARPRHREPGHHLPAVGRPQPLAVPGGAEGADRRRPGPQVLVGRPLPGGGGGRGLRPRVRRARRLLEGAGDRHLRGGRGRVVQPGRGGPVRRRRGPHIRQPHRVPQEASLRILGLLSMRLCT
- the LOC112881389 gene encoding uncharacterized WD repeat-containing protein C2A9.03-like isoform X3; its protein translation is MDMDLVDDLELLDDYDDLEFDRFGVAAGDTSRQNKNKYDTTSAAEYRNGKDMQGIPWERLHYSRDDYRGRRLNEYMNYESLFRSHELLDSECKQVDKKGTFYDFCFNTRLARSTVVHFQLRDLVWATSKHDVYMAQNYSVMHWSSLLQKGEEVLNAIDNVFPKQKVQGARPLFRMQTCSMAVRDNFMVAGGFRGELVCKYVDQPGVAFCTSVAEDDDNITNTVDLYESPNGSTRVIAGNNDCVVRVFDTERFRLLSHFAFPWSVNDTSVSPDGKLVAVLGDSSDCLIADLQSGKEIASLKGHLDYSFSSAWHPDGRVLATGNQDTTCRLWDVRNLSRSLAVLRGRIGAVRGLRFSSDGRFLAAAEAADFVHVYDARAGYSREQEIDIFGEVAGVSFSPDAEALFVGVADRTYGSLIEFRRRHRYEYLDSYL